Proteins from a genomic interval of Lolium perenne isolate Kyuss_39 chromosome 1, Kyuss_2.0, whole genome shotgun sequence:
- the LOC127297268 gene encoding uncharacterized protein isoform X2 codes for MSMLQVAAAGTGEQLSEEPAHTLHWFSASLNGVIMGLFDERRLFISFVRKKDIAPVTRVNGPLHVLLEVQLVGLCIHQMSCAVIINCVEHGDAICIK; via the exons ATGTCGATGCTGCAGGTAGCTGCAGCTGGGACTGGTGAGCAGCTCAGTGAAGAACCAGCCCACACACTACATTGGTTTTCAGCG AGTTTAAATGGTGTCATAATGGGTCTGTTTGATGAGCGCAG ATTATTCATTTCATTTGTTCGGAAGAAAGATATTGCTCCAGTAACAAGG GTAAATGGACCTTTACATGTGCTGCTAGAAGTTCAATTGGTGGGCTTATGCATCCACCAAATGTCG TGTGCAGTTATCATCAACTGTGTAGAACATGGCGATGCCATCTGTATCAAATAG
- the LOC127297268 gene encoding uncharacterized protein isoform X1 produces MFRTCRSNHSSLFRSSWSWKLASVPAVMSMLQVAAAGTGEQLSEEPAHTLHWFSASLNGVIMGLFDERRLFISFVRKKDIAPVTRVNGPLHVLLEVQLVGLCIHQMSCAVIINCVEHGDAICIK; encoded by the exons ATGTTCAGAACCTGTAGATCAAACCACTCTTCACTCTTCAG GTCATCATGGTCGTGGAAGCTGGCATCCGTGCCAGCTGTCATGTCGATGCTGCAGGTAGCTGCAGCTGGGACTGGTGAGCAGCTCAGTGAAGAACCAGCCCACACACTACATTGGTTTTCAGCG AGTTTAAATGGTGTCATAATGGGTCTGTTTGATGAGCGCAG ATTATTCATTTCATTTGTTCGGAAGAAAGATATTGCTCCAGTAACAAGG GTAAATGGACCTTTACATGTGCTGCTAGAAGTTCAATTGGTGGGCTTATGCATCCACCAAATGTCG TGTGCAGTTATCATCAACTGTGTAGAACATGGCGATGCCATCTGTATCAAATAG